The DNA window AGAGCGAACTGGGCCACGAACGCGGCAGGCCGGTCCGCCGGATGGACCGATCGGCGCAGCAGACGTCCGGACGGCGTCGTGACCGCCGAGTTGGCGACGCCGAGCAGCGTCCACGCGACCAGAAGCCCCGGCCAGAGCGAGCCGATTGACACGACGCCGGCGAAGGCGGTCAGCACGACCCCGAGCGCGGTCGCCGCAAGCAACATCACGGTCCGATCCGCAACCCGTTCCAGGAGTTTCGGCAGCAGCAAAGCCGCCGTCATTGAGCCACCACCAAAGCACGCAAGCGCGATCGCGAGATCTCTATCCGAGCCGCCGAGGACGCCCTTCACCACGAACACCGAATTCACGATCACCATCGCGCCCGCGGCAGCGACCGCGAGATTTAACGCGAGAAGACCGCACAGCCTTGGCGTGCCAAGATAGATGCGAATGCCCCGCGTGGTATTGTCGTAGATGCCGGACTTGCGTTGCGACGGAGCAGCCTGAGGCACGGTGACCGACATGACAAGCGCAGCCGAGCAGAGGAAGCCGACAACTGTGCCTACGAACAGCCAGTTGAAGCTGATCAGCGCTAGCAAAGCCGCGGCGAGCATCGGACTGATGAGATTCTCCATGTCATAGGCCAGGCGCGACAACGACAATGCGCGCGTATAGGCTCCCTCTTCCGGCAGGATGTCGGGAATGGTCGCCTGAAACGTCGGGGTGAATGCCGCCGATGCGGCTTGCAGCACGAAGATCAGCACATAGACCTGCCACACCCGGTCGACGAAAGGCAGGGCGAGTGCGACGGCTGCGCGGACGAGGTCCATCGTGACGAGGAAAGCGCGGCGTGGGAGCAGGTTGGCGAAGCCGCCGATGACCGGGGCAACGCCGACATAAGCAACCATCTTGATTGCCAGCGCCGTGCCAAGCACTGCGCCGGCTTTGTCGGCCGCGATCTTGTAGGCTAGGAGCCCAAGTGCGACGGTCATCAGTCCGGTGCCGACGAGTGCGATCACCTGGGCGCAGAACAGATGGCGATAGGTGCGGTCGGCGAGGACAGAGAACATAGAGCTATTCTGCTGCGCGCACGAGATCGACGGCGGAGACCCGGCGCTCCGCGTCAGCAGCCGGCGCAGCCAGGATGCCCATTGCGGCACCGGGACCGTTGCATAGACCTCGGAAACGCTCGTCGCGCGCGCCTCCGTCGGCCGCGCAAAACGCCAACCGCCCGGCGGCTCTTGCCCAAACTTTTGGATCGGCTCGCCCGCCCCATCCGCCTCGACGGTCATCGCATATTTACTTTTTGCAATTGATAATCAATTGCAAGAATCCTGGCAGAACAATCCGCCGCCGTCAACCTAGTTGCAATTGATTATCAAGAGCGGTGTTGGCTCTAGCGACGGGTTTTGGGGTGTTTGGCGGCTTTTTGGTGAATTATCTAGCTAGAGGATCTGATTTTGGGCAATTCATGAAGGTCTCAGCCACCGCCGCAAGTTTATTGCGTATCTTCATCAGTCAGAGGGCCAGCACTGTCCTTGCTCGCCGCACGAATTTCAGCGCCGCCCGGCGCGTAGCCGAAACGTCGGCGGAATCCCCGGGCAAAATAAGTGTAATCGCGAAAGCCACAAGCATAAGCGATCAGACTAAGAGGCTGGCCGGTCTTCAGCAGCTTGCGGCGCTCCAACAGTTCTGCGGCGTGATCGAGACGAAGCGAGTGCACATAGCGACTGCAGGTCGATCCACGAGCAGTGAACAGCTTCTGCAGGTAACGCAGTGAAATCCCCGCCTCCGCCGCTATCTGGCTAGGAGTAATGTCCGGATCGGCAAAGCGGGCCTTGATGATGTCACAGACACGCATGAAGAGCTTGTTAGTTTGCAATGAGGCGGCGATCGGATCGGATGGTGAAAACAGCGCACCAAGAAGGTCATACACGGCCAGCCGCATGTAAGCGTGAGCCTGCGCAGGCATCGATCTATCTTCGTTGATTGCATCAACGGCGAGTTGATAAAGCAGTCGACCTATTCGCGCTTCCGGGCGACCGCAAGAGACGTGCCTCGGTTCGAATCCGAGATGAGAAACAATGGATCGACGCGGCAACTGCAGACAGAACCATTGCCCGTACTGATCCTTGTTTTCTGCGGCATAGGTCACGGGCCTGGCCGAGTCGATAAGCGCGACATCACCCGCACCGAGCCTCACGATGCGGTCGTCCTGGACCACCATTGATCCGCCTGCAACCTGAATTGCGATGTAGTAGTGCTCCAGGTCATCAAGGCGGGTATCCCGCTCCGTCCTCTCCACGCGGCAAGCGTTGCAAGTGAAATCCATTGCAACGAATCCATGCACGGTTTGCGGTCGCACCCTTCCGGTAAAGGTGCCCTCGACATCCATTGCGCTGTGCCATCCCCAATCCCTTCTGAGGACGTCTTTCCAGCCGTCATAGTCCAATTCCGGAGTGCTGAGAAAATCATCATTGGGATGCATCGCCGACTCCATAGGATTGATCGGGTGCCAAAGGCCGAGGCAGGTGCTCTCCGGTGCACTCGCCCCGCAGGTGAAATCGTAGAAACAATATCGGCTCATATGGTTTCGCGGAGCGCAGCTTCAACGGGGCCATCACGACAGATTGTCCAGGACCGGCGAGCTTCCTGCTCTGGCGGTGCGCACCAGTACGCACGATAGGGCGCGCACGTCTCACGACATTCAATGTTCAGCAACTTAGGCTCTCGTTTCGAAAGAGCGAGCACAAGTGCTGAAGATCTGTGCAGCCGAGAACGGCGACCGATCCCTGCGATGCAGGCGGAAATATAGCCCCAAGCGGATTAGTCCGATGGGAATGCGGCAAAGATGGAGATGAAGGAATGAAAATATCCACGCACACAGGGGATGCGAGCGCAATCAGGTCGACATACGACATCATTGTCTGCGGCGCTGGCTCATCAGGATCGGTCGTCGCCGGCCGGTTGGCCGAAAATTCCGCCGTAAATGTGCTCCTGCTGGAAGCCGGCGGTGACGACGACGCACCAACCGTGATGGATGCTGCCAAATGGATGCAAAATATCGGCAGCGAACGCGATTGGTGTTTTTCCGCTGAGCCAAATGCGCGACTGAATAGCCGCGCGGTTCACTTTGCAATGGGTAAGGGCCTCGGCGGTGGCTCGAGCATGAATGGCATGGTGTGGTCGCGCGGCCACCGTAACGATTGGGATTTCTTCGCATCGGAGGCGGGCGATCCAAGCTGGAACTACGAATCGGTCCTGAAAATCTATCGCCGGCTGGAAGACTGGCAAGGCGCCCCCGACCCTGGGCGTCGCGGCGTCGGCGGCCCGATGTTTGTTCAACCGCTGCCCGACCCGCATCCGATCGTCTCGGCTTTCAAGGGTGCCGCGCGCTCCTGCGGGATTCCAAGCTACGAGGATCAGAACGGCGAGATGATGGAAGGTCCGGGCGGCTGCGCTCTTCTCAATCTGACTGTTCGCGACGGCAAGCGCGTCTCGATCTTCCGTGCTTATGCAGGCGCTGTGGCGGCCAAGCCAAACCTCACGGTGATTACTGGCGCTGACGTCCTCCGCCTATCGTTCAAGAACAAGCGCGCGACTGGAGTCGAATTTCTCTTTGACGACCGAGTGTACAGCGTCAGCGCCGACCGCCAGATTGTGGTGTCGCTCGGTGCGATCAATACGCCGAAGCTGCTGATGCAATCCGGCATCGGTGATCAGGCGGAACTGACGAGGCACGGGATCAAAGCAATCCAGCACCTTCCCGGCGTGGGAGAGAATCTACAAGATCACTTCAATGTCGCCGGCTGTGTATGGCAGTCGGAGGAGCCTCTGCCATTTGGCGCCAACGGCGGGGGCGCCACGGCATTCTGGAAAAGCAGCCCCGAAATAGATATGCCCGACCTCCAACTGATTCAGGCGGTCTTTGCCTACGTCAACGAGGAAGTCCGCAATGTAGAATTGCCTTCGAACGCATGGTCGATCTTGCCCGGCGTCGTACGGCCGGCGAGCCGCGGGCGGATCAGCCTCAAGGGGCCGAATCCGGGCGACGGATTGGCCATCGATGCCGGCTTTTTGAATGAGCCGGCCGACATGAAGGCTGCACTCAAATGCCTCGCGCTGAGCAGGGAGCTTGGCAATGCACCCGCGATGAAGTGCTTCTCGGGACCCGAGATCTTGCCTGGGCGCCTCGACCCGCGTGAGCTGCAGAACTTTGTCCGCAATGCCATCATGCCGCAGTGGCACCAATGCGGCACCACGAAGATGGGACGCGATCCATCATCGGTTGTCGATCATCGGCTCCATGTGTACGGCGTCGACGGCCTCATGATTGCGGACGCATCCGTCTTCCCGCGCATTCCGACAGGCAACACGATGGCGCCCTGTGTGATCGTCGGCGAGCGCGCAAGCGAAATACTGAAAGCCGAGCAAGGCATTTGAGGCATTCCGCCTGCTCTCGCAGAACGGCGATTCAGTCCAAATCCCATTCGCCGAATACGACCTCGGAGATTAGGAGGAGCGATGCTAGTGGTTTTATCGATCCATCTGCTTTGGCTGCTCGCGGTGAGCTTGATGCGATTGGCCGCGTGGCTGACGCAGTTGACGCTATCGCTCGCTTGTAAGCCCCGCGAAGTCAAAAGTGAACAACCGGCGAAGCGCCTCGCCCGGAGCGGGCACGATCGCGCCGAATAATGGAAACGAGAAAACAGCGGTCACGAGCTTTCAACGTCCGGCCGCGCGTGACCTCTGGCCGATTGCCGCTAACTGACTTTTCACAACAATCGAACGCAGCATCATACAGGAAGAGGCGATGTCAGCAGCTCCACGTTTCAATTCCGTCCGCTTCGCTGAGGCTAAAGTCGATGTAGAACGACGAAGCGGAGGCGAGATCATTCTGCGGTCACCTCAAACCCTTCGAGCCTATCCTCATCAGATGGGCGTTCACCTTCGCCGGTGGGCATTGGAACGGCCAAACAGCGCGTTCCTTTTAGAACGCAATCAGAAACGCGAGTGGCGGACGCTCTCCTATCAGGAGGTATTGGCAGCAGTAGAATCCCTCGGACAATCTCTTCTGCAGAGAAACCTGAATGATCGCCCGATTATGGTTCTATCCGGGAACAGTATTGATCTCGCTATCCTCACGCTCGCTGCCAACTATGTCGGCGTTCCGGTCGTGCCGGTGTCCCCATCCTACTCTTTGATGAGTCATGATTTCGGAAAGCTGCGCGCCATTTTCGAGATCACCAGGCCGGCGCTCCTCTATGCAAAGGAAGGGGCGTTATATTCGCGCGCGCTGAAAGCGCTGCCTCTTACCCACGAAGAGATCGTCTTCAGCGAGCAGCGAGTGGACGATATTCCGAGCACTTCCTTTCGCGCTCTTCTGACAGCCACTCCCACAAGCGCCGTCGATCAGGCCTTCAATCGTGTTGACCCGGATTGCACCGCAAAGATCCTCTTCACATCCGGTTCCACCGGCGCCCCAAAGGGCGTCACGATTACCCACCGAATGCTGTGCTGCGTTCAGCAGAGCATAGCGCAATGCTGGCAGTTCATCGAGGACAGGCCGCCTGTCGTACTGGATTGGTTGCCCTGGAGCCACGCCTTTGGCTGCAATCACAACTTCAATATCGTCCTTCGAAATGGCGGGACGCTCTATATCGACGACGGCAAGCCGACACCGGAATTGATTGAAAGGACTGTCCGGAATTTGCGGGAGCTATCCCCGACGCTGCATTTCAACGCGCCGCGCGGATTCGATATGCTTCTTCCATACCTTGAGAGCGACCTATCCCTGGCGAGGAGATTTTTTCAAGATCTCGACGTCCTGTTTTATGCCGGGGCGGTCTTACCGCAAAGTTTGTGGCAGCGCCTTGAGAAACTGTCTGCCAAGGTTCGCGGCGAACGCGTTCGGATGGTCACTGCCTGGGGGGCGACAGAGACGACCTGCAGCGCGACCATCGTTCATTTCACGATCGAGAAAGCTGGCGTGATCGGCAATCCGGCGCCCGGGGTCGAAATCAAGCTGGTGCCATCCAGCGATAAACACGAATTGCGCGTACGTGGCGCGACTGTGACGCCCGGGTATTGGAAGCTGCCTGACTTAACAAAGGCAGCCTTCGATGACGAGGGGTTCTATAAGACCGGCGACGCGGGCAAGCTGGATGATCCTGACGACCCGGCAAAAGGAATACTCTTTGACGGACGCGTAGCAGAGGATTTCAAGCTCCAATCGGGAACATGGGTGCATTCCGGACGGATTCGGATGGGACTCATCGCAGCGTGCAGCCCCTTGGTTCAAGATGCTGTTATTGTCGGTCACGATCGCAACGATGTTGGTGCCCTCCTGTTTCTCAATCCGACTACTTGCAATGCAGTCGTCGACGGAGAGGCTCTAAAGCCGGATGAGGTGCTCGAAGTTCTGCGGATTGGCATTCAGGAATACAACGTGGCAAATCCGGCAAATAGCATGAGGATTGCTCGCGCCGCTATTCTGGCCGATCCGCCATCGACCGATCATGGAGAGATCACCGACAAGGGATACATCAACCAGCGAGCCGTCGTCGAACGCCGGGCGGCGCTAATCGACAGACTCTACGCCTCAAAGCCGGGCCCAGACATCCTTTGAGTCGATTTTGACTATGAAGCTCGATCGCGGGCTCGTCAGGTTGAACAGCATCATGCGTAATGTTGGTGGATGTGGTCGAAGTCATCCGCGTTTCGTGCGAACGATGGCACGAAGGAGTACGCCATCATCGCCGTTCGCCCGCGGCGCTTATGCATTCCGCAATTGGTTGCGGGTGATTTGAACCTACGAAACTAAGCCATTGATTTTGTTGGGGCGATGGTTCGACCTCAAAAACAAAAACCAAGCAATCCATAGAGATTGCAGATAATGCTGCCCTTCGTCGCAAACTCGATGAAGCCACCACGGTTCATATCCAGATATATATCAGGAGACGATCGAGCGGCTCCGACGCCAATTCGGCCACTCGATTTCTATCTTACGGCAAGGGCCGAACCACGCGCTCTAACTGCTTTGGGTACGACCTCGGTGTTTGGAAGCATCCTGACTTTATTAAGAAGGTCGATGATGCCAGCAATTCGGCAATCATCAGCTCTCACACCGTTCGAGCGATGATAGACGATGGTTCCCTGAAGGCCGTGGCCGAAGCGCAAATAGGCCATGTCGCAGTTTACTTCACGAGGAGACGGTGAATCACGTCGCAGTCATCGGCAAGTGGGATATTTCGCTCAAAATTGGGCGACGACGACATTCACGCGCATGGATTATGGGAGGCTACCGTAGAGAATAAATGTCAAGTCACGTTGACTTCACCTCACCACTTCCCAAGCGCGATTGCGCCTATGCTTCCTTGGGTTACGATCTCACGGTGGCGCCAATCGGACCGGTCGCAAGTGCCGGCCTCCTTGCGCCGCCAAACCTGGATCCCCAAGGAATCACTGAAGGGATCACTGACGAAGCAAAACCAGATCAATGCCAGGAGAATATAGATGGAATACCGACGCCTGGGGATGTCAGGACTTACCGTACCAGCGCTCAGCTTTGGAACGGGCACCTTCGGGGGCGTTGGCCGCCTGTCGGCATGGGGCAGTACCGATGCGACCGAAGCGCGGCGGCTGGTCGACATCTGCCTCGATGCCGGCGTGTCGATGTTCGACAGCGCGGATGTCTACTCTCTCGGCGAATCCGAACGCGTTCTCGGCCAGGCCATCAAGGGCCGCCGCGACAAGGTGTTGATCTCGACCAAGGCAACTTTCCGTTTCGGCGATGGACCGAACGACCTCGGTTCGTCGCGCCAGCATCTGCTTGCAGCCATCGATGGTTCGCTCGGCCGGCTCGGCACCGATTATATCGACCTGTTCCAGCTCCATGGCTTCGATGCATTCACGCCGCCCGAAGAGGTGCTCGCGACGCTTGATATGCTGGTGCGCGCCGGCAAGATCCGCTATGTCGGCGTCTCGAATTTTTCCGGCTGGCATCTCATGAAATCGCTCGCCGTCGCCGACAAATACGGCTTTCCGCGCTACGTCGCCAACCAGACCTATTATTCATTGATCGGACGTGATTACGAGTGGGAGCTAATGCCGCTCGGCCTCGACCAGGGGCTCGGCGCGGTTGTGTGGTCGCCTCTCGGCTGGGGACGACTCACCGGCAAGATCAGGCGCGATCAGCCACGGCCCGAGGTCAGCCGCCTGCCGCAAACAGCCGATATGGGCCCGCCCGTCCCGGACGAGCACGTCTACCGCGTCGTGGACGCGATCGACGAGGTTGCCAGGGAAACCGGGAAGAGCGTTTCGCAGATTGCGCTGAACTGGCTGCTGCAGCGGCCGACCGTCGCCACACTTGTCATTGGGGCGCGTAACGAAGCGCAGCTACGTGAAAACCTCGGCGCAATCGGATGGTCGTTGACCAAAGACCAGATCGCCAGGCTGGACGCAGCCAGCAAGGTCACCCTGCCCTATCCTTACTGGCACCAGCGCGCGACCTTCATCGATCGCAATCCCCCGCCGGTCTAGAATGGACGATCTGATGCTTGGTCCCCGCCTTGGGCCGTCGCGGGCGGCATTCCCCAGCGTATCATGACCATTTCGCGTTCGGCGTTAGCGTTGCGGACAACCGGAGCTGGATAGTCGGGAAACACGCCGGGCATCGGCGGCAGGTTACCGACTAGCGGTTCATCACGTGAAAGAGCGCGACCATAGTTTGCCACTGGCTTATCTGTTTGCGCACTTGGTTAGCCGCATTACGAGCCAGGGCATTTGTTCTGTTGTGGCGGGGCAATTAATGACGAAGACGACGAACTGCCTGGCGCTCATAGAGCCGGTTCCAAGTCGTACCAATTAACACGGATCATGCGGGGCACTACCTCAGGCCATAGGAGTATTCATGCCGCGACAGGAGTACGTTTTCGTCAACTCAAGAGAGGCCTTGTGGGAAACATCCTCTTACGAGCCGGTGACATCGAGCCGCTCCTTGCAGATCAAGCTTCGGGACCGCGCGCCATTGCTAGAACTAGCCGTTCGTTACGTGAGTGCTACTCAATATTATGTCGGGGAACATCGATCGAGGTGTTGAAGACCACGAGATCTCCGCGATAGCTCGCGGTTCCCAGATACATCACCTCATCATCGAGATTGGTGATCACGCGGGTCACTTCACCCGTAGGTGCACCTGGGGGAATCCCGAGCAGCTTGGCGATCGCCAGGTTCGCAGCACCAATCCGAAAGCTCTGGGTCATGCGTTTCAACGTCGGTCCCGCAAGGCGGCTCAGAAGCGGGATGACCATTTCGCCGTCGAAGCGTTCCGGCTCGCGCGCGTAAAGATCCGAGTCGAGATACAGCTCCATAACGCAATATGCCGCAGCGCGCCGCCGATGGATACGGCGCATATAACGATAACGCTCCTTGGGTGTGCCTGCTTCCTGCGCCGACCTGGGAAGCGCCACGTTGTCACGGACCTCGATCAAATCCGCAACATTGCCATCGAGCGTCCGGAGTAAATGCCGCCAACTTGATTCCAAATGGATGAGCTCGGAAGGCGGCCGCTCGGCTACGAAGCTTCCCTTACCTTGAATCGTTTTGATCAGACCCTCGTCGGATAGGACGCCGAGCGCTTGACGGATGGTCACGCGCGCTACCCCATAAGTCTCCGCCAGCGCGGCGATCGTTGGCAATTGTTCACCGGCGGCCCACCTGCCGGCTTCAATATCCGACGTCAGTAGCCGTGCGAGCGTCACGTAAAGCGGGAGCTGCGAGGATTGCAACCGCTCGCGCTCGCCGACGGAGTCGCCGGTCAACGCGTTTTCGACCTCATGTCTCATTTTCATCCCCAACAGTAGTTCGCTGCCTAACAACGCGGCCGGACTTGCCCACATTATCATCTTGTGTGCTGGTTAACCAGCACACAAGATTACACTAACAAAAATGAGGCGTAAGGTCATGGCTCGGTTTTCCCAGATCACTCTATGTGCCGGCATTGCAATTTCACTGTTGGCCGGTTCGGCCCGAGCCGAAATGTCCAACGTCCGCGTCGCTACGCAGATCGGGCTTCCTTACCTTCCCTTGATCGTCATGCAGCATGACAAGCTCTGGGAAAAGAAGGCGAAACAGGCCGGCGAGGACGTCACGGTCGAATATGCCCAGCTTGGCGGTGGCGGACCGCTCAATGACGCCCTTCTGTCGGACTCGATCCAGATCGCCTCGGCCGGCGTCGCGCCGCTGCTGGTCCTGTGGGACCGTACGCTGCCGAACTACAAGGTGAAGGCGCTTTCGGCGATCAACGCTTCACCGATGTTCATTCTCACCAACAAGCCCAACATCAAGTCGGTGAAGGATTTCGGCCCCGACGACCGCATCGCCGTGGCTTCGGTAAAAGTGTCGATCAACGCGATTGTGTTGCAGATGGCTGCCGAACAGGCGACGGGTAAATGGGATGCACTTGAGAATATTCAGGTCGCGATGGCGCACCCCGAAGCTTTCGCGGCACTCACCACCAGGAGTGGCGGCATCACGGGTTACGTCGCCAACTCGCCGTTCCAGGACCGCGCGCTGCAGGTCCCCGGCATTTCCAAGGTGGTCGACTCCTTCGAGGTGCAGGGCGGACCAGCTTCGCTCAGCTTGATCTACGCCAAGTCTGCGTTCGTGAAAGATAACCCTAAGCTGACCGCAGCCTTCATCGCCGCGCAGAAGGAAGCGGTCGCGAGCATCAAGGCGGATCCCAAGGGCGCGATCGACAAATACATCGCCGTGACCGGAGACAAGACCGATCGCGGCATTCTTGAGGGCCTGATCACCTCGCCGACCTGGAATTTTGATCTGGAGCCGAAAGGCACCATGAAGGTTGCGGACTTCATCGTGAAGACCGGTCTGCTCAAGCACAAGCCGGCGTCGTGGAAGGACTACTTCTTCGACACGGTCGCAAATGGTGACTGACACCAATCGCTCCGCCCGACACACGTCGTTCCTGCCAACGAGATCCTAATCCATGCTTCGCCCTCAAACCTGCCGCATGACCTTTGCCGTCATCGGAGATACGCACGTCAAGCCCGAGAGCGGCGACCAGTCCGCGCCGTGGAAGGTCAATGAGGCGGCTACTGCCAGAGCGCGCTGGGTCTCTCGGGAGATCGAACGCTATCGGCCGGACTTCATTGTGCATCTCGGCGATCTCGTCCATCCGGTGCCCGAGCTCTCGACGTTCGGCGAGGCCGTTGAACTGACCCGCCAGATTTTCCAGCCTTTTCACAACCGGCTGCACATCATTCCCGGCAATCATGACATCGGCGACAAGCCCAATCGCGCGATGCCTGCCAAGATGGTGCGTGATGAATGGATCGAACTGCACGAAAAGAACTTTGGGCCGAGCTATTTCTTTTTTGACCGCGACGACTGCCGCTTCATCTTCGTCAACGATCCCGTGATGAATTCGAAATCTGCGATCGAGGTGCGGCAGCGGGCCTGGCTTGAGCAGACGCTCGGTTCCGCCGATGGGCGGCGAATCTTCATGTTCATGCACTATCCGCTGTTTCTCCTCGATCCGAAGGAACCATCGAATTACGACAATATCGATGAGCCCGCCCGCACCGATATTCTCGGTCTTATCCGCGAGCACAAGGTCGAGGCAGTGTTCGCGGGCCACGTCCACAACATCTTCTACCATCGCGTCGACGGCACGGAATTCTATGTCATGCCTGCGACGTCCTTCGTGCGGCAGGATTATTCGGAATTCTTCCGAACCGATGCAATCCACGAGAATGGCCGTAACGACGCCGAGAAGCTCGGCTTCTCGATCGTTGAGGTTCATGATGATGGCCATGTTGTCCACTATTTGCGCAGCTATGGCGCGACCCTCGACGCCGCGAACGCCGGATCCGCGGTCGCGACCCGCTCGGCTTCGATGCAGCTTCCGAATCCGAAAAAGGCCGGCGGTGCCCCCTTCGGCGTCTTCCTCCGTCACCCCTGGGCGGAGATCACCTCACTGCCGAATAACGGCCCGATGGACGAGTTTCTCCGCAAGGACGCGCGTAACGACTATCATCTCGCCGCGATGTGGCGGATGGGCATCCGGCACGCACGGGTGCCGTTATCGGACATCCTCGATGATCGCGTCAGCGCGCGTATGGCCGATCTCGTTGCCGTCGGCCACAGCTTCACGATCTTCGGATTCGGGATTCCCGAGGACCGAACTCTCAAGTTACTCAAGAGCCGCGCGCATTTGATCGGCCGCTATGAATGCGTGCTTCCAGCTGACGAGATCGAACGGGACGCCGCAAAGGTCGCCGCCTTTCGGCACGAACTCGGCTGCCCGGTGCTGGTTTCGCCGATCGCGACTTCGGCCGCAGAGAAGAAGGTCGGCTCGCGCATCGAGCTGTTCGTCTCACACGGCTTCCGTCCGAACCAGCTCGACGAAATCGAGCGCCTGCTCGCAGCGACCAATCGGGGAGACCTCAACCATCTTGTCGTTCGCGTCGGGCTTTCGGCTGATATCCTCGCGACCGCAGACGAACTCGCCTCCTGGCAGGCCCGCAGCGGCTGCCGGCTCGACCTTCACCTCCGCATCGCAGCCGACAATCCAGCCACCAACATCGTGGACGATGCTGCGATCCTCGGCGGAATCGTCACCTTCCATCTCGCGGCGCTGGCGCATCCCGAGCTCGCGATGTTCATCGATACCTTTATGGATATCGACCGCGGCTACTTCGTCCGCAATGGTCTAATCGACCGCCGATGTAACTTAAGGCCGGCTGGCCTGGCGGTCGAAACGCTGGCTGCCTATCTCGCCGGCCCAGCCGAGGTGGCGCGCCTGCAAACATCCGGCGGAAATGCCTTCACCTGCCGGATGCCCGACCGTTCCGCCCTCGTGCTGCTGCCGGAAGCTGGCGCCAGGATGTTGGTTACACCAGCCATGCTGGATGGACTTGGCCTCGACGAAGACGCTTTGACGATCAGGCTCGACCGACCTTGGACGATCGATCCGGGGCTCGGGCTCGAACTGAAGGGCGGGGGTTCAGTTCCCACCGAAACAACGCGCCCCATCATGATCATCGGACTCAAGGTCCAGTAAGTACGGGAATCGTCTGATGGATCCGCTGCTATCGGTCGACACCGTCACGCTGCAGTATCAAACGACGGACCACCTGATCACCGCAACGTGGCGCGTTTCATTCAACGTCGTAGAGGGGGACCGCTTCGTGCTCCTTGGCCCGTCCGGCTGCGGCAAATCCTCCCTGCTAAAGGCGGTCGGCGGATTCATCGATCCTGTCGAAGGCCAAATCCGGCTCAAGCATCGGGAAATCAAGAAGCCCGGCCCCGATCGAATGATGGTCTTTCAGGAATTCGACCAGCTTCTCGGCTGGAAGACGGTGGCCGAGAACGTCGCTTATCCGATGAAGGTCAGCCGGCGCTTCCAGAAAGCCGAAATTCCCGACCGGGTCGCCCGCGGCCTCGCAACGATCGGTCTCGAACGCTTCGCCGACGCCTATCCGCACATGCTGTCCGGCGGCATGAAGCAGCGCGTCGCGATCGCGCGGGCGCTTGCGATGGAGCCTGAACTTCTTTTGAT is part of the Bradyrhizobium canariense genome and encodes:
- a CDS encoding GMC family oxidoreductase; the protein is MKISTHTGDASAIRSTYDIIVCGAGSSGSVVAGRLAENSAVNVLLLEAGGDDDAPTVMDAAKWMQNIGSERDWCFSAEPNARLNSRAVHFAMGKGLGGGSSMNGMVWSRGHRNDWDFFASEAGDPSWNYESVLKIYRRLEDWQGAPDPGRRGVGGPMFVQPLPDPHPIVSAFKGAARSCGIPSYEDQNGEMMEGPGGCALLNLTVRDGKRVSIFRAYAGAVAAKPNLTVITGADVLRLSFKNKRATGVEFLFDDRVYSVSADRQIVVSLGAINTPKLLMQSGIGDQAELTRHGIKAIQHLPGVGENLQDHFNVAGCVWQSEEPLPFGANGGGATAFWKSSPEIDMPDLQLIQAVFAYVNEEVRNVELPSNAWSILPGVVRPASRGRISLKGPNPGDGLAIDAGFLNEPADMKAALKCLALSRELGNAPAMKCFSGPEILPGRLDPRELQNFVRNAIMPQWHQCGTTKMGRDPSSVVDHRLHVYGVDGLMIADASVFPRIPTGNTMAPCVIVGERASEILKAEQGI
- a CDS encoding MFS transporter, which codes for MFSVLADRTYRHLFCAQVIALVGTGLMTVALGLLAYKIAADKAGAVLGTALAIKMVAYVGVAPVIGGFANLLPRRAFLVTMDLVRAAVALALPFVDRVWQVYVLIFVLQAASAAFTPTFQATIPDILPEEGAYTRALSLSRLAYDMENLISPMLAAALLALISFNWLFVGTVVGFLCSAALVMSVTVPQAAPSQRKSGIYDNTTRGIRIYLGTPRLCGLLALNLAVAAAGAMVIVNSVFVVKGVLGGSDRDLAIALACFGGGSMTAALLLPKLLERVADRTVMLLAATALGVVLTAFAGVVSIGSLWPGLLVAWTLLGVANSAVTTPSGRLLRRSVHPADRPAAFVAQFALSHVCWLLTYPLAGWLVPVAGLVATLVVLAVLTLAGAIAAAWLWPATDP
- a CDS encoding feruloyl-CoA synthase; translation: MSAAPRFNSVRFAEAKVDVERRSGGEIILRSPQTLRAYPHQMGVHLRRWALERPNSAFLLERNQKREWRTLSYQEVLAAVESLGQSLLQRNLNDRPIMVLSGNSIDLAILTLAANYVGVPVVPVSPSYSLMSHDFGKLRAIFEITRPALLYAKEGALYSRALKALPLTHEEIVFSEQRVDDIPSTSFRALLTATPTSAVDQAFNRVDPDCTAKILFTSGSTGAPKGVTITHRMLCCVQQSIAQCWQFIEDRPPVVLDWLPWSHAFGCNHNFNIVLRNGGTLYIDDGKPTPELIERTVRNLRELSPTLHFNAPRGFDMLLPYLESDLSLARRFFQDLDVLFYAGAVLPQSLWQRLEKLSAKVRGERVRMVTAWGATETTCSATIVHFTIEKAGVIGNPAPGVEIKLVPSSDKHELRVRGATVTPGYWKLPDLTKAAFDDEGFYKTGDAGKLDDPDDPAKGILFDGRVAEDFKLQSGTWVHSGRIRMGLIAACSPLVQDAVIVGHDRNDVGALLFLNPTTCNAVVDGEALKPDEVLEVLRIGIQEYNVANPANSMRIARAAILADPPSTDHGEITDKGYINQRAVVERRAALIDRLYASKPGPDIL
- a CDS encoding aldo/keto reductase: MEYRRLGMSGLTVPALSFGTGTFGGVGRLSAWGSTDATEARRLVDICLDAGVSMFDSADVYSLGESERVLGQAIKGRRDKVLISTKATFRFGDGPNDLGSSRQHLLAAIDGSLGRLGTDYIDLFQLHGFDAFTPPEEVLATLDMLVRAGKIRYVGVSNFSGWHLMKSLAVADKYGFPRYVANQTYYSLIGRDYEWELMPLGLDQGLGAVVWSPLGWGRLTGKIRRDQPRPEVSRLPQTADMGPPVPDEHVYRVVDAIDEVARETGKSVSQIALNWLLQRPTVATLVIGARNEAQLRENLGAIGWSLTKDQIARLDAASKVTLPYPYWHQRATFIDRNPPPV
- a CDS encoding helix-turn-helix domain-containing protein, with protein sequence MHPNDDFLSTPELDYDGWKDVLRRDWGWHSAMDVEGTFTGRVRPQTVHGFVAMDFTCNACRVERTERDTRLDDLEHYYIAIQVAGGSMVVQDDRIVRLGAGDVALIDSARPVTYAAENKDQYGQWFCLQLPRRSIVSHLGFEPRHVSCGRPEARIGRLLYQLAVDAINEDRSMPAQAHAYMRLAVYDLLGALFSPSDPIAASLQTNKLFMRVCDIIKARFADPDITPSQIAAEAGISLRYLQKLFTARGSTCSRYVHSLRLDHAAELLERRKLLKTGQPLSLIAYACGFRDYTYFARGFRRRFGYAPGGAEIRAASKDSAGPLTDEDTQ